One window of the Capnocytophaga haemolytica genome contains the following:
- the rfbB gene encoding dTDP-glucose 4,6-dehydratase — protein sequence MKRHLLITGGAGFIGSHVVRLFVTKYPDYEIINLDKLTYAGNLDNVKDVADKPNYRFVQADICDFEAMKALIAEHHIDGIIHLAAESHVDRSIEDPFIFAKTNVMGTLSLLQAAREVWGNDTAGKRFYHVSTDEVYGALHHGDPLFTEETKYDPHSPYSASKASSDHFVRAYHTTYKLPVVLSNCSNNYGSHQYPEKLIPVCIHNICENKPLPIYGKGENIRDWLFVEDHAHAIDTIFHCGKDGETYNIGGINEWKNIDLVKVIIKEVDKQLGRPEGTSLGLITFVTDRAGHDFRYAIDASKLTHELGWQPSLQFEEGIAKTVAWYLAQR from the coding sequence ATGAAAAGACACCTATTGATCACAGGGGGAGCAGGCTTCATCGGCTCGCACGTGGTACGACTCTTCGTTACCAAATACCCTGACTACGAAATCATCAACTTAGACAAACTCACCTACGCAGGCAACTTAGACAATGTAAAAGACGTTGCCGATAAGCCTAACTACCGCTTTGTGCAGGCAGACATCTGCGACTTTGAGGCTATGAAGGCACTCATCGCCGAGCACCATATTGATGGCATCATCCATCTGGCAGCCGAGAGCCACGTCGATCGCAGTATCGAAGACCCTTTCATCTTTGCCAAAACCAATGTGATGGGCACACTCAGCCTGCTGCAAGCAGCGCGTGAGGTATGGGGCAACGACACTGCTGGCAAGCGTTTCTACCACGTCTCTACCGATGAGGTGTATGGCGCACTTCATCACGGCGACCCTCTCTTCACTGAGGAGACTAAGTACGACCCCCACTCGCCTTACTCAGCCTCTAAAGCCTCGTCCGACCACTTTGTGAGGGCGTATCACACCACCTATAAGCTCCCTGTGGTGCTCTCCAACTGCTCCAACAACTATGGCAGTCATCAGTACCCAGAGAAGCTCATTCCTGTGTGTATCCACAATATATGTGAGAACAAACCGCTGCCTATCTACGGCAAGGGGGAGAACATCCGCGATTGGCTCTTTGTTGAGGACCACGCCCACGCTATCGACACTATCTTCCATTGTGGTAAGGACGGCGAGACGTACAACATCGGTGGCATCAACGAGTGGAAGAATATCGACTTGGTAAAGGTCATCATCAAGGAAGTAGACAAGCAACTCGGTCGCCCCGAAGGCACATCACTCGGGCTCATCACCTTTGTTACCGACCGCGCAGGCCACGACTTCCGCTATGCGATTGATGCCTCTAAACTCACCCACGAACTCGGCTGGCAACCCTCACTGCAATTTGAAGAAGGTATTGCCAAAACCGTAGCTTGGTATCTTGCACAACGATAA
- a CDS encoding cell division protein FtsQ/DivIB, with translation MYIKRFLKLLTIVLLPLAVQLFASTRHKMRPLKEVVVDHQSEDLYVTEEAVKRNLFKDPQAITPVGLLRLGEMENLLDNNVMIEKSQVYCTIDGVLNAKIKQRQPIARVYREGRAFYMDEQGKEMPLSASFSARVPILRGDIRPSHWQPSYELMTFIKNDPWMAENITEVAVKPNGEYEFLMRVPHFRVLFGTFEEAALKKANLKAFYKQLEKTGKLGEYSVVNLKYTNQVVCTR, from the coding sequence ATGTATATCAAAAGATTCTTAAAATTACTTACAATAGTACTATTACCTTTAGCGGTACAACTTTTTGCATCAACACGGCACAAGATGCGCCCTTTAAAAGAGGTAGTTGTGGATCATCAGAGTGAGGATTTATATGTGACAGAAGAGGCTGTAAAACGCAATTTGTTTAAGGATCCACAAGCAATAACTCCCGTAGGGCTATTGCGTCTGGGAGAAATGGAAAACCTTTTGGACAACAACGTGATGATTGAGAAGTCGCAGGTGTATTGCACAATCGACGGGGTGCTGAATGCTAAGATCAAGCAGCGTCAGCCTATTGCGCGGGTCTATCGCGAGGGGCGGGCTTTCTATATGGACGAACAGGGCAAGGAGATGCCGCTGTCGGCGTCGTTCTCGGCGCGTGTGCCTATCCTCAGAGGCGATATACGCCCCAGCCATTGGCAACCTTCATACGAACTGATGACTTTTATCAAAAACGACCCTTGGATGGCTGAGAACATCACCGAAGTGGCAGTAAAGCCCAATGGGGAGTACGAGTTCTTGATGCGTGTGCCGCATTTTAGGGTACTCTTTGGTACCTTTGAGGAAGCGGCTTTGAAGAAGGCTAATCTCAAAGCCTTCTATAAACAATTAGAGAAGACGGGGAAGTTGGGTGAATACAGTGTTGTAAATCTGAAATATACGAACCAAGTGGTCTGCACGCGATAG
- a CDS encoding CDP-alcohol phosphatidyltransferase family protein gives MTKTSIPYLLVLLRFLLAPTILLLAYGYRDSVRGLLIVLIVIGLLSDVFDGIIARRLGVSTTRLRRLDSQTDLIFWLSVGVSAYVLNPEVIRAHGYEVGLLFVSEGLCYAISFIKFGKETCTHAFLSKLWGVCLFIAFIALIGWGYAGVTFALAIYWGFFSQADVILILLLLPHWQNDIPSAYHAYLIRKGIPFKKSNWLNS, from the coding sequence ATGACAAAAACCAGCATACCCTACTTATTAGTGCTCTTGCGCTTTTTGCTCGCACCTACGATACTCCTTTTGGCTTACGGCTATCGCGATAGCGTGCGAGGGCTACTCATCGTGCTGATCGTTATAGGGTTGCTCTCGGACGTCTTTGATGGCATCATCGCACGCCGATTGGGGGTAAGCACGACAAGGCTTCGTCGTTTGGATAGCCAAACTGATCTCATCTTTTGGCTGTCGGTGGGCGTAAGTGCTTATGTGCTCAATCCTGAGGTTATTAGGGCTCACGGCTATGAGGTGGGGCTACTTTTTGTCTCCGAAGGCTTGTGTTATGCCATTAGCTTTATCAAGTTTGGCAAGGAAACCTGTACTCACGCCTTCCTATCGAAGCTCTGGGGGGTATGTCTGTTCATCGCCTTTATAGCACTCATCGGCTGGGGCTATGCTGGGGTTACCTTTGCACTGGCTATCTATTGGGGGTTCTTCTCCCAAGCGGATGTAATCCTCATTTTGCTGCTTTTGCCCCATTGGCAGAACGATATCCCCAGTGCTTACCACGCTTACCTCATTCGCAAAGGTATTCCATTTAAGAAAAGTAACTGGCTTAATAGTTAA